A window of the Cystobacter fuscus genome harbors these coding sequences:
- a CDS encoding cytochrome P450, whose translation MANLLTSRLPAAIIGLRTRIFTRINGEEGLPVPSERIDVSRFKELYSHPAANGRSEGAGLSDLFWYWLSPGAELHQEHLEPGERYEEVARVTKRILALPRKSAEELAARCAARVLDEQGFQKPTSVRLRDLMMPIWAEFYYEVVFGEPCPREARELIVGNADDVVTSLKGSSLRHMRRRLRLTRYLRGRLEAGHVAHELPSWMSLDQRALYLQGVYFNTAVVQMSEAMAHLLLFLAQDAAVQERLADTLEDDRYLDRIITESLRVHPLFGIAHRITTDDITLEGVPPIPKGSVLCFNYQAYHHAGFEDPGRFDPDRWLKQSTKDVNYMPFGAPANRPCPAQAIALVTMRAVARETIRRFRAFSTATHTRSLPHRGPCVLEPRNKPPEPRARERLLAAMSAREPWEDVGRSVLQLVLGTYMVLDARRLKLCQRYFEAEREAAPPSAQPSGCPFSRIRPPSTEKRSA comes from the coding sequence ATGGCGAACCTCCTGACGTCCCGCCTGCCCGCCGCGATCATCGGGCTGCGCACGCGCATCTTCACGCGCATCAACGGCGAGGAAGGCCTCCCCGTCCCCAGCGAGCGCATCGACGTGTCGCGCTTCAAGGAGCTGTACTCGCACCCCGCCGCCAACGGCCGGAGCGAGGGCGCGGGCCTGTCCGACCTCTTCTGGTACTGGCTGTCCCCCGGCGCCGAGCTGCACCAGGAACACCTCGAGCCCGGTGAGCGCTACGAGGAGGTCGCCCGGGTGACGAAGCGCATCCTCGCGCTGCCGAGGAAGAGCGCGGAGGAGCTCGCGGCCCGGTGCGCGGCGCGCGTGCTCGACGAGCAGGGCTTCCAGAAGCCCACGAGCGTGCGCCTGCGCGACCTGATGATGCCCATCTGGGCCGAGTTCTATTACGAGGTCGTCTTCGGCGAGCCGTGCCCCCGCGAGGCGCGCGAGCTCATCGTGGGCAACGCGGACGACGTCGTCACCTCGCTCAAGGGCTCGAGCCTCCGCCACATGCGCCGGCGCCTGCGGCTCACGCGCTATCTGCGCGGGCGGCTCGAGGCGGGCCACGTCGCGCACGAGCTGCCCTCCTGGATGTCCCTCGACCAGCGGGCGCTCTACCTGCAAGGCGTCTACTTCAACACCGCCGTGGTGCAGATGTCCGAGGCCATGGCCCACCTGCTGCTCTTCCTCGCGCAGGACGCGGCCGTCCAGGAGCGGCTCGCGGACACGTTGGAGGATGATCGCTACCTGGACCGGATCATCACCGAGTCCCTCCGGGTCCATCCCCTCTTCGGTATCGCCCACCGCATCACCACCGACGACATCACGCTCGAAGGCGTGCCCCCCATCCCCAAGGGCTCGGTCCTCTGTTTCAACTATCAGGCCTACCACCACGCGGGCTTCGAGGACCCGGGCCGCTTCGATCCGGATCGCTGGCTGAAGCAGTCCACGAAGGACGTGAACTACATGCCCTTCGGGGCCCCGGCGAACCGGCCCTGCCCCGCCCAGGCCATCGCCCTCGTCACCATGCGGGCCGTGGCGCGAGAGACGATCCGGCGCTTCCGGGCCTTCTCGACGGCGACCCATACGCGCTCGCTGCCCCACCGCGGGCCGTGCGTGCTGGAGCCGAGGAACAAGCCCCCCGAGCCCCGCGCGCGTGAGCGCCTCCTCGCGGCCATGAGCGCCCGCGAGCCGTGGGAGGACGTCGGGCGAAGCGTCCTGCAGCTCGTCCTGGGCACGTACATGGTCCTCGACGCGCGCCGCCTGAAGCTGTGCCAGCGCTACTTCGAGGCCGAGCGCGAGGCCGCTCCCCCCAGCGCCCAACCCTCCGGGTGCCCCTTCTCCAGGATCCGCCCCCCCTCGACCGAAAAACGGAGTGCATGA
- a CDS encoding IS3 family transposase: MDDHAARVKQLEREHECQRRALSEARALLMLAVKARGLTLGGRGRLHPPDTRGRVLALVEWAMAEGARQSSACQLLGLSSRTLQRWRHSTRALDGRSQTRRPPPNRLGEQERRYALELLRSPAFQGLSPRQIVPRLADQNRYLVSESTLYRLLRAVGKTPSVRGDTPPSRPMHEQPAVAPNQIWSWDITYLRGPERGSFLYLYLVMDVFSRRIMGWRIHPDESARRAARLIRQTCRSNGVDPSGLILHADNGRPMKGRAMAHTLRRLGIIPAYSRPRVSNDNTFVESLFGTLKGRPDYPREPFPSTTAARTWVSRFVDWYNREHLHSRLGYVTPEDRYFGRDTRIFQRRARLYERARVRHPGRWSRSIRTWAPPSAPPRTRLRFPPHSQTLRDEKTDVQATTPLTHHGASRPFLFSARPRVTTPDGSRAVPRG; the protein is encoded by the coding sequence ATGGACGACCACGCCGCACGGGTGAAGCAACTCGAGCGAGAGCACGAGTGCCAACGCAGGGCTCTATCGGAAGCACGGGCGCTGTTGATGCTGGCGGTGAAGGCACGTGGGCTCACCCTGGGGGGAAGAGGCCGGCTTCATCCCCCCGACACCCGCGGCCGGGTTCTCGCTCTCGTCGAGTGGGCCATGGCCGAAGGCGCACGGCAGTCCTCCGCCTGCCAGTTGCTGGGCCTGTCCTCGCGCACCCTCCAACGCTGGCGCCACTCCACGCGGGCGCTGGATGGGCGGAGCCAGACCCGGCGCCCCCCACCCAACCGGCTCGGCGAGCAGGAGCGGCGCTACGCCCTGGAACTGCTCCGCTCCCCCGCCTTCCAGGGGCTCTCTCCCCGGCAGATCGTCCCCAGACTCGCGGACCAGAACCGCTACCTCGTCTCGGAATCCACCCTGTACCGACTCCTGCGCGCGGTGGGGAAGACCCCCTCCGTGCGCGGTGACACCCCGCCGTCACGGCCCATGCACGAGCAGCCCGCCGTGGCACCCAATCAGATCTGGAGCTGGGACATCACCTACCTGCGAGGCCCCGAGCGAGGCTCCTTCCTCTACCTGTACCTCGTGATGGATGTCTTCAGCCGGCGCATCATGGGCTGGCGCATCCACCCCGACGAGAGCGCCCGGCGCGCCGCCCGGCTCATCCGCCAGACCTGCCGGAGCAACGGAGTCGATCCCTCCGGACTCATCCTCCACGCCGACAACGGCCGCCCCATGAAGGGCCGCGCGATGGCGCACACGCTGCGGCGGCTGGGCATCATCCCCGCCTACAGCCGCCCGCGGGTGAGCAACGACAACACCTTCGTGGAATCCCTCTTCGGGACCCTCAAGGGCCGTCCCGACTACCCTCGCGAACCCTTCCCCTCCACCACGGCCGCCCGGACCTGGGTCTCCCGCTTCGTCGACTGGTACAACCGGGAGCACCTGCACAGCCGTCTGGGCTACGTCACCCCGGAGGACCGGTACTTCGGCCGTGATACGCGAATATTCCAGCGCCGGGCACGGCTGTACGAACGGGCCCGCGTCCGACATCCAGGCCGATGGTCGCGCAGCATCCGCACCTGGGCGCCGCCGAGTGCACCTCCCCGGACCCGGCTCCGTTTCCCCCCGCATTCCCAAACATTGAGAGATGAAAAGACAGACGTCCAGGCGACAACTCCGTTGACACATCACGGAGCGTCACGCCCCTTCCTCTTCTCCGCCAGGCCCCGAGTGACAACCCCTGACGGCTCCCGCGCCGTGCCCCGAGGTTGA
- a CDS encoding sensor histidine kinase, giving the protein MGSLLFCILVYVGLGLALTRGWCEPEQLGVLSGLVGLSGGAALLAVVLVGVLAQVPPSTLFLQAFSSLALLWLALFGTRVYQRMIAAQREAHQSRLQALEQLAESERLRGRAEREASRAPASWARPRRACWSKPCTRRGVWPDAVEAAHPPRRAHITVSARREGQAVCLRVEDNGPGIPPEVLPHIFEAFFTTKPPGRGTGLGLALCREYVSRAGGTLHAENRPEGGARFVMRLPLVAQPPPGPS; this is encoded by the coding sequence GTGGGCTCCCTGTTGTTTTGCATCCTGGTCTACGTGGGGCTCGGCCTGGCGCTGACCCGAGGCTGGTGCGAGCCGGAGCAGTTGGGGGTGCTGAGCGGACTCGTCGGACTGAGCGGAGGGGCGGCGCTCCTCGCGGTCGTGCTCGTGGGCGTGCTCGCCCAGGTGCCACCGAGCACGTTGTTTCTCCAGGCGTTCAGCTCGCTCGCGCTGCTGTGGCTGGCCCTCTTCGGCACGCGCGTGTACCAGCGCATGATCGCCGCGCAGCGGGAGGCCCACCAGTCTCGTCTCCAGGCGCTGGAGCAGCTCGCCGAGAGCGAGCGCCTGCGGGGACGCGCCGAGCGGGAGGCTTCTCGCGCTCCGGCCAGTTGGGCGAGGCCGAGGAGGGCGTGCTGGAGCAAGCCCTGCACGAGGCGAGGAGTCTGGCCGGACGCGGTGGAGGCCGCGCATCCCCCGCGCCGCGCGCACATCACGGTGAGCGCGAGGCGGGAGGGACAAGCAGTGTGCCTGCGGGTGGAGGACAACGGACCGGGCATCCCCCCGGAGGTGTTGCCCCACATCTTCGAGGCCTTCTTCACCACCAAGCCCCCCGGCAGGGGCACGGGGTTGGGGCTCGCCCTGTGCCGCGAGTACGTGTCGCGGGCCGGGGGCACGCTCCACGCGGAGAACCGCCCCGAGGGCGGCGCCCGCTTCGTGATGCGCTTGCCCCTGGTGGCGCAACCCCCTCCCGGTCCGTCATGA
- a CDS encoding DUF2167 domain-containing protein, which produces MSPRAFTASINSARASDRALRWHSCSRSSCFTRAAWSSIRASSQRDIGSRTGSAGGLCARAPSGHTAPPLPRREEANEERVKRGFKPLQVSDWTEVPHYDKARHELIWALEALADNGASVNHSTLLLAVGAFALLERLFGKKEAEVSPSVPPTE; this is translated from the coding sequence GTGAGCCCACGTGCCTTCACCGCCAGCATCAACAGCGCCCGTGCTTCCGATAGAGCCCTGCGTTGGCACTCGTGCTCTCGCTCGAGTTGCTTCACCCGTGCGGCGTGGTCGTCCATCCGCGCATCTTCTCAGAGGGACATCGGGTCGCGCACGGGCTCGGCTGGGGGATTGTGCGCGCGAGCCCCGAGCGGCCATACCGCGCCCCCACTTCCCCGTCGTGAGGAGGCCAACGAGGAGCGCGTGAAGCGTGGCTTCAAACCCTTGCAGGTGAGTGATTGGACCGAGGTCCCGCATTACGACAAGGCTCGTCACGAGCTCATCTGGGCGCTCGAGGCCCTCGCGGACAATGGCGCGTCGGTGAACCACAGCACGCTCCTGCTCGCCGTGGGTGCGTTCGCCTTGCTCGAGCGACTCTTCGGCAAGAAGGAGGCGGAGGTCTCGCCCTCGGTGCCTCCGACCGAGTGA
- a CDS encoding alpha-hydroxy acid oxidase gives MKALSLRELEAAARALLEPGIHDFFAGGSDDEVSLRANEDAFARVGLVPRVLRGRGAPRLDTELLGCRASMPIVLAPTAFHRLAHPEGERATARAAAAAGAIYTVSMASTTAIEDIAQAGGPLWFQLYLQPDRGFTEALVRRVEAAGCKALVVTVDSPVFGRRERDLRNGFMDLPPGLCCENMRPLGPDGQRGPARSIAFSPTLSWADVDWLRGLTSLPIALKGVLHPEDAKRALDSGVDALFVSNHGGRQLDTVPSPLELLAPLADAVGDRLPLVLDGGVRRGTDALKAFALGARAVAIGRPVLWGLAVGGEAGVVHVLSLLRSELERALALCGCGSADDASPELLHFSRWEPRWRTS, from the coding sequence ATGAAGGCCCTCTCCCTGCGGGAACTCGAGGCCGCGGCCCGCGCCCTCCTCGAGCCCGGTATCCATGATTTCTTCGCGGGGGGCTCCGATGACGAGGTGTCGCTCCGGGCGAACGAGGACGCGTTCGCCCGGGTCGGCCTCGTGCCGCGGGTGCTCCGCGGACGGGGAGCCCCCCGGCTCGACACCGAGCTGCTCGGCTGCCGCGCCTCCATGCCCATCGTCCTCGCGCCCACCGCCTTCCACCGCCTGGCCCACCCCGAGGGCGAGCGGGCCACGGCTCGGGCCGCCGCGGCCGCGGGCGCCATCTACACCGTGAGCATGGCGTCCACCACCGCCATCGAGGACATCGCCCAGGCGGGCGGTCCCCTCTGGTTCCAGCTCTACCTCCAGCCCGACCGCGGCTTCACCGAGGCGCTCGTGCGGCGCGTGGAGGCCGCGGGCTGCAAGGCGCTCGTCGTCACCGTCGACTCACCCGTGTTCGGCCGCCGCGAGCGCGACCTGCGCAACGGCTTCATGGATCTGCCGCCCGGCCTGTGCTGCGAGAACATGCGCCCGCTCGGCCCCGACGGCCAGCGCGGCCCGGCGCGCTCCATCGCGTTCTCCCCCACCCTGTCCTGGGCGGACGTGGACTGGTTGCGCGGGCTCACCTCCCTGCCCATCGCCCTCAAGGGCGTGCTGCACCCGGAGGACGCGAAGCGGGCCCTGGACAGCGGCGTCGACGCGCTCTTCGTCTCCAACCACGGGGGCCGGCAGCTCGACACCGTCCCCTCGCCCCTGGAGCTGCTCGCCCCCCTCGCGGACGCCGTCGGAGACCGGCTCCCCCTGGTGCTCGATGGGGGCGTGCGGCGCGGCACGGATGCCCTCAAGGCCTTCGCCCTCGGCGCCCGCGCCGTCGCCATCGGCCGCCCCGTGCTCTGGGGTCTCGCGGTGGGCGGCGAGGCCGGCGTGGTCCATGTCCTCTCCCTGTTGCGCTCGGAGCTCGAGCGCGCCCTGGCCCTGTGCGGTTGCGGCTCGGCGGACGACGCCAGCCCCGAACTGCTGCACTTCTCACGATGGGAACCCCGATGGCGAACCTCCTGA
- a CDS encoding response regulator transcription factor — translation MEETTHSTEEGTIQVLLVEDDDRLARLTSRYLQEHGLLVTVARTGPEGITEANRHAYDVILLDIMLPGRDGIEVCRELRTRSDIPIIMVTARGEEVDRVLGLETGADDYLAKPYSPRELLARIRAQVRRARGRAGPSSQPIQAGKLSLDPRSLRATLDGKVLPLTTYEFALLRVLAERAGRVLSREQLLDLVKGNAEEVFDRSVDVHIFRIRQKIEEDPRNPKLLRTVRGAGYLLASGEES, via the coding sequence ATGGAGGAGACAACACACTCCACTGAGGAAGGCACCATCCAGGTGCTGCTGGTGGAGGACGATGATCGGCTGGCGCGGCTCACCAGCCGCTACCTCCAGGAGCATGGTCTGCTCGTCACCGTGGCGCGCACGGGCCCCGAGGGCATCACCGAGGCCAACCGCCACGCCTACGACGTCATCCTCCTGGACATCATGCTCCCCGGGCGCGATGGCATCGAGGTGTGCCGCGAGCTGCGCACCCGCAGCGACATCCCCATCATCATGGTGACGGCGCGCGGCGAGGAGGTCGACCGGGTGCTCGGTCTGGAGACGGGCGCGGACGACTACCTCGCCAAGCCCTACTCCCCCCGCGAGCTGCTCGCGCGCATCCGCGCCCAGGTGCGCCGGGCCCGGGGACGTGCCGGCCCCTCGTCCCAGCCCATCCAGGCGGGCAAGCTGTCGCTCGATCCCCGGAGCCTGCGCGCCACGCTGGATGGCAAGGTGCTGCCACTCACCACCTATGAGTTCGCCCTCCTGCGCGTGCTCGCCGAGCGCGCCGGCCGCGTGCTCAGCCGCGAGCAGCTCCTGGACCTGGTCAAGGGCAACGCGGAGGAGGTCTTCGACCGCTCCGTGGACGTCCACATCTTCCGCATCCGCCAGAAGATCGAAGAGGACCCGCGCAACCCGAAGCTGCTGCGCACCGTGCGCGGCGCGGGCTACCTGCTCGCCAGCGGTGAGGAGTCGTGA
- a CDS encoding iron-containing redox enzyme family protein, translated as MMEHPTDSELLKACAARMGSRLEPAEESALRHWWAREHGQRSAFTNALLSRPESQWAAAIFQHPAARHPWYGRLAHEVSVREYATFLLENAAYPSFLPLVRRTLDLPLTDTARAAIVRNIEDEQVPVPHADLMRRLFLAVKAKASPDLPLATYPSLVDRCLVLYYGYYLEPWNLIGSLFATEAIAHYRLEHMGKGLERLGFAAADMEFIRVHLACDDDHARDWGDNVIEESVRRDPRVRMPIAEGIAAALETSAHYFDDLCLRATRPDFSFEVHP; from the coding sequence ATGATGGAACATCCCACGGATTCAGAGCTGCTGAAGGCGTGCGCGGCCCGGATGGGCTCACGGCTCGAGCCGGCGGAGGAGAGCGCGCTCCGCCACTGGTGGGCACGAGAGCATGGGCAGCGGAGCGCCTTCACGAACGCGCTCCTCTCGCGCCCCGAGTCCCAGTGGGCAGCCGCCATCTTCCAGCACCCGGCGGCCCGCCACCCCTGGTATGGCCGGCTGGCCCACGAGGTGAGCGTGCGCGAGTACGCGACGTTCCTCCTGGAGAACGCCGCCTACCCTTCCTTCCTCCCGCTCGTGCGGCGCACGCTCGACCTGCCGCTCACCGACACCGCGCGCGCCGCCATCGTCCGCAACATCGAGGACGAGCAGGTGCCCGTCCCCCACGCCGACCTGATGCGGCGGCTGTTCCTCGCGGTGAAGGCGAAGGCCAGCCCAGACCTCCCGCTCGCGACGTACCCGAGCCTCGTCGATCGCTGCCTCGTCCTCTACTACGGCTACTACCTCGAGCCCTGGAACCTCATCGGCTCGCTCTTCGCGACCGAGGCCATCGCCCATTACCGGCTCGAGCACATGGGCAAGGGGCTCGAGCGCCTGGGCTTCGCGGCCGCCGACATGGAGTTCATCCGTGTCCACCTCGCCTGCGACGACGACCACGCCCGCGACTGGGGCGACAACGTCATCGAGGAGAGCGTGCGGCGCGATCCGCGCGTGCGCATGCCCATCGCGGAAGGGATCGCCGCGGCCCTCGAGACGTCCGCGCACTATTTCGACGACCTGTGCCTCCGGGCCACCCGCCCGGACTTCTCCTTCGAGGTGCACCCATGA
- a CDS encoding cation:proton antiporter yields the protein MSPLALLPSLVQATADGAQSAVGTKAEELVLHLLGQFIAILATTRLVVYVARKLGQTDVSGEILAGLVLGPSILGALAPDLMHTLFDGSTSQTFVGLSQVGLILLMFQIGLEFEFKANLGTSKKSIVVVSMVGLLLPFAMGYLSAPWFHERLAEPRPALFGFQLFFGIAMSITAIPILGRIFMELRLSHTRVAALSIGAAAIDDIAGWLLLGVVTLLVQHQFAPSKLLFRAGTLAAYVAFVLLVARPLLKRFVSTHLRRRGALQTSAVALILLVVFASASITSLIGVFAIIGGFVMGAALHDDRQFVNEWKTRVSPLVNTFFLPLFFTYTGLRTNVGSLSSLREVGICLLVMAVAFVSKFGGAYVGARLVGEDHRSAMVLGVCMNTRALMELIALNVGYDLGVLPRSMFTMLVLMAIVSTFIATPLIRRLMRGEERDPTPIPLDAPSLPHGA from the coding sequence ATGAGCCCGCTCGCGTTACTCCCCTCCCTCGTCCAGGCCACCGCCGATGGTGCCCAATCGGCCGTCGGCACCAAGGCGGAAGAACTCGTCCTGCACCTGCTCGGGCAGTTCATCGCCATCCTCGCCACGACGCGCCTGGTCGTGTACGTGGCCCGGAAGCTCGGCCAGACGGACGTCTCGGGGGAGATCCTCGCGGGGCTGGTGCTCGGCCCCAGCATCCTCGGCGCCCTCGCGCCGGACCTGATGCACACCCTGTTCGACGGCTCCACCTCGCAGACCTTCGTCGGGCTCTCCCAGGTCGGCCTCATCCTGTTGATGTTCCAGATTGGCCTCGAGTTCGAGTTCAAGGCCAACCTGGGCACGTCGAAGAAGTCCATCGTGGTGGTGAGCATGGTGGGGCTGCTGCTGCCCTTCGCCATGGGCTACCTGAGCGCGCCCTGGTTCCATGAGCGGCTCGCCGAGCCCCGGCCCGCCCTGTTCGGGTTCCAGCTCTTCTTCGGCATCGCCATGTCCATCACCGCCATCCCCATCCTGGGGCGGATCTTCATGGAGCTGCGCCTGTCCCACACGCGCGTCGCGGCCCTGAGCATCGGGGCGGCGGCCATCGACGACATCGCCGGGTGGCTGCTTTTGGGCGTCGTGACGCTGCTCGTGCAGCACCAGTTCGCCCCCTCCAAGCTCCTGTTCCGGGCGGGAACGCTCGCCGCGTACGTCGCCTTCGTGCTGCTGGTGGCGCGACCTCTCCTCAAGCGGTTCGTGAGCACCCACCTGCGGCGCCGCGGCGCGCTCCAGACGAGTGCCGTGGCGCTGATCCTGCTCGTGGTCTTCGCCTCCGCGTCCATCACGTCCCTCATCGGCGTGTTCGCCATCATCGGCGGGTTCGTGATGGGCGCGGCCCTGCACGACGATCGCCAGTTCGTCAACGAGTGGAAGACGCGGGTGTCCCCCCTGGTGAACACGTTCTTCCTCCCCCTCTTCTTCACGTACACGGGGCTGCGCACGAACGTCGGCTCGCTGTCCTCCCTGCGCGAGGTGGGCATCTGCCTGCTCGTGATGGCGGTGGCGTTCGTCTCCAAGTTCGGGGGCGCCTACGTGGGGGCCCGCCTCGTCGGCGAGGACCACCGCTCGGCCATGGTGCTCGGGGTCTGCATGAACACCCGCGCCCTCATGGAGCTGATCGCGCTCAACGTGGGGTACGACCTGGGCGTGCTCCCCCGGAGCATGTTCACCATGCTGGTGCTCATGGCCATCGTCTCCACCTTCATCGCCACCCCGCTCATCCGCCGGTTGATGCGCGGAGAGGAGCGCGACCCCACCCCCATCCCCCTGGACGCTCCCTCGCTCCCACACGGAGCGTGA
- a CDS encoding NAD(P)-binding domain-containing protein, which translates to MDYLIIGAGPAGLQLGYLLAKAGRSFRILEAGSSAGTFFKTYPRHRTLISSNKVYNGTSDPELNLRMDWNSLLSDDPELLFTKYTDRYFPPADVLVKYLGDFASKNQLPIEYDARVTRVSRAPDGGFRVETQQGRTFEAKRLIAATGVTRHNIPPIPGIEHAELYGDVSVDPKDFINKRVLIIGKGNSAFETADNLISTAAVIHVAGPSSIRMAWRTHYVGHLRAVNNNFLDTYQLKSQNALLDGNIQRIEKQDNGFVVTLSFSRANEVTKDLRYDRIILCTGFRFDASIFDESCRPELVIRDRFPNQTAEWESTNVPGLHFAGTIGQVRDFKKSTGGFIHGFRYSVRALHRILERKYHGAEWPHQTHPARPEALMEAVLARVNRSSGLWQQFSFLGDSILVGQDGQAKYLEEVPLAYAQDSSFGDTPCHFTISLEYGPGHADVDPFDVEVGRIAQNDAMRSGEGRYLHPVVRCYHQRELVATHHVTENLENDWTNEAVHRGPLRAFFERELARAAEKNNRPAA; encoded by the coding sequence ATGGATTACCTCATCATCGGCGCGGGCCCGGCGGGGCTGCAGTTGGGCTATCTGCTCGCCAAGGCGGGCCGGAGCTTCCGCATCCTCGAGGCGGGCTCCTCGGCGGGCACGTTCTTCAAGACCTATCCGCGCCACCGCACGCTCATCTCCAGCAACAAGGTCTACAACGGGACGAGCGACCCCGAGCTCAACCTGCGCATGGACTGGAACTCGCTCCTGTCCGATGACCCGGAGCTCCTGTTCACCAAATACACGGACCGCTACTTCCCGCCCGCTGACGTGCTCGTGAAGTACCTGGGTGACTTCGCGAGCAAGAACCAGCTCCCCATCGAGTACGACGCCCGCGTCACCCGCGTGAGCCGCGCCCCGGACGGCGGCTTCCGCGTCGAGACCCAGCAGGGCCGCACGTTCGAGGCGAAGCGGCTCATCGCCGCCACGGGCGTCACCAGGCACAACATCCCCCCCATCCCCGGCATCGAGCACGCGGAGCTCTACGGGGACGTGTCCGTGGACCCCAAGGACTTCATCAACAAGCGCGTGCTCATCATCGGCAAGGGCAACTCCGCCTTCGAGACCGCCGACAACCTCATCTCCACCGCCGCCGTCATCCACGTCGCGGGCCCGTCCTCCATCCGCATGGCGTGGCGCACGCACTACGTGGGCCACCTGCGCGCGGTGAACAACAACTTCCTGGACACCTACCAGCTCAAGTCCCAGAACGCCCTGCTGGACGGCAACATCCAGCGCATCGAGAAGCAGGACAACGGCTTCGTCGTCACCCTGAGCTTCTCGCGCGCCAACGAGGTCACGAAGGACCTGCGCTACGACCGCATCATCCTCTGCACGGGCTTCCGCTTCGACGCATCCATCTTCGACGAGAGCTGCCGGCCCGAGCTCGTCATCCGCGACCGCTTCCCCAACCAGACCGCCGAGTGGGAGTCCACCAACGTCCCGGGCCTGCACTTCGCGGGCACCATCGGCCAGGTGCGTGACTTCAAGAAGTCCACCGGCGGCTTCATCCACGGCTTCCGCTACAGCGTGCGCGCCCTGCACCGCATCCTCGAGCGCAAGTACCACGGCGCCGAGTGGCCCCATCAGACGCACCCGGCCAGGCCCGAGGCCCTCATGGAGGCGGTGCTCGCCCGCGTCAACCGCAGCTCCGGCCTCTGGCAGCAGTTCTCCTTCCTCGGCGACTCCATCCTCGTCGGTCAGGACGGCCAGGCGAAGTACCTCGAGGAGGTGCCGCTCGCCTACGCCCAGGACAGCTCGTTCGGCGACACCCCGTGCCACTTCACCATCAGCCTCGAGTACGGCCCGGGCCACGCGGACGTGGATCCCTTCGACGTCGAGGTGGGCCGCATCGCCCAGAACGACGCCATGCGCTCGGGCGAGGGCCGCTACCTGCACCCCGTGGTGCGCTGCTACCACCAGCGCGAGCTCGTGGCGACGCACCACGTGACCGAGAACCTCGAGAACGACTGGACGAACGAGGCCGTCCACCGCGGCCCCCTGCGCGCCTTCTTCGAGCGGGAGCTCGCCCGGGCCGCCGAGAAGAACAACCGGCCCGCGGCCTGA